In Ananas comosus cultivar F153 linkage group 14, ASM154086v1, whole genome shotgun sequence, the genomic stretch AAACATGTCCTAATAAACGTTTGATCTAAGGAAAAATGGTTGTTGGTGGCGGTGGTGGAAAGTGTCGTCCAATTTCTTCGGAAGTCAGTTACAACGAGCAACCACTTTTGCCACTCCCTTCTCTGTGACTTCCACGGAAACGGAACACAGTTCCCGTGCGGTGATGTGGAGCCCACACGTGTGCGGGGGCCCCACGTGTAAGCCGCGGGGGACCGTGACACGATACGCGTTACACCCAGGATTACTCGGCCCCTCCCACCGCCTTCCCTTTCTAGAAAGCCCCCAGTAAAAGCCCAATCCCACTTTCCCATGGCATCTTATTCCATGGACCCGGTCCACCGTGGACCGGTCTCCTAACGCTCAACAATATTCCGGAGGTATCTAAACTTCACTACAATtttacactttaaactataggaacATATGATGTGCAATAGTAGAGATgtaaacggggcggatctgggggcggaAAGGTTCTCCCTCCTCCGCTTTATTTCTTGTCGGGACGGGGCGAATTCGGAacggattattttttattttattttttgctctcCTTTACCGTTCCATTCAGGACGGATCGTGATGGCAACGGATTTTTGGCGGATTTTTGATGAAGGAAGAAAATGGTCTCTCCTCTCTCGCTCCATTAACTTGGTGGATTGGGGCTGATTTGAAacggattatattttttttttatattttttgctgCCACTTACCTTCCCATTCAGGACGGATTGGGACAGGAGCTCCACCAAtgcggatccatttgcatccctatgcCTTAGAGCtttgtttttattaatttagtttaacgtttgttcaaaatttttactACCTGCATATAAAGATACAACGACGTGTGTGattatcaaatatataataaaatagataaaaataaaaactttataatTAGTTGCCAGTAAATTATTACTAAGGctataaactttaatatttttaacgttcaagtaatacaaaataaaagtttgatGATTTGAgatttttcctttctcttctcaATATTAGACTCttacattttataaaattctaataaaattgGTTTTTATCTTTCAATATTGTTtgtgaaataataaattacGAGCAGGGCACCATattattaggagcacaacagcctttgtgtttctaattttttaattattcatcaattttgatggatagGTAGGATGAGacagagaagaaaaattaaaaaaataattaaaagaagagaaattgagataccaaatttcttctctatttttcgtATCTCTCTCACCCCAACTatccatcaaaattaataaataattagaaagttaggaATACGAAAATTATTGTGCTTCTAATAATACAGTAGTCATTCTCAATAAATTACTAACTTTTCATTAATTTCCAGTAGTAACTACTTCTGTAGTGACTTGGTGGACCGGGAACACAGGATATATTATCTTCGCTCTCCCTCTCTTTGTTAACAATTACGGTAACCATCCGCGGCGAGAGCGAGAGAAGCGAGAAAGATTGAGAGATCGTTTCGACACGCGATCGTCTCCCTCGTCCCCTCCATTCCTAGGGTTTCCGATCGATCGGAGCGCTCCCCCAAACCCTCTCCTCCCCTACCCCCAATCCATGAgagcgcctccgcctcctccgccgccaccgcggGAAACCCTAAGGGGTTAGATGCCGGGCTCCGCCGCGCTCCCGGCGTTGGATCTCCCCGCGCTGCTGCAACTAGCCCTCCtcgcgctcctcctcctctccgtcgCGGTCGTCGTCGTCCGCCGCGCCGCCTCCCGCTACTTCGTCGTGGACGCGAGTTTCGAGGACCCCCCGGCCGCCGCGGATCTCGAGGCGTCCCGCCGTGTCATGtcgatcggcggcggcggcggagacggcGATTGCGCCACCTGCGGAAGCCCCGGGAGCACGAAGAAGTGCTCGAGGTGCAAGAGGGTGCGGTATTGGTAGGGTTTTTTTAACCTACTATTCTTCTTTTCGACGGTTTCTTGTTGATTAGTTGATGACCTAATCTTCTAGTGATAAATTCTGATGAGCAGATCATGGGATAATCTTGATTTTATTTTCGGTTCAATTTGAtgtggttgttgttgttgtttttttttttttttttggggtgatCTTTTTGTTTCAATAATTGGGTGGGCAAATTGTGAACAAACTTGTGTTTTCTTAGTTAACCTGATATTGAAACTTAGGCAAAAAGTGCAGAATTTGGACTTGTCTACTTATTGTGCCTAATCCTTGCTTGGCGCTTTAGCATAGAGTGTATAGGTAGACTAAAAGTGTGATTATTTGTAGTCACGGCTAATGGAACTGATACTGTAGAGAAGCCTGATGTTTGGGGGCTTCTTCTTTATGAGTTGTAGATGAATCCTAATCAATGATTTTACCAGTAACAGTATGTCCACGCAGAAAATTAGTATGTTACAAATTTTAATGAATTCCGAAACCAATTCaaaatttccattttttttttccggttaCTAATTATAGTAGTAGAACTAAATAAATGAGAAAGAATATGCGAGAATTACTTGGAGAAAGTGTGGAAGTGAAGAAAAGACAATAGTTAGTGGAAATACGGCATATTAAATTGGCCCTTTGTATTTGTAGCGAAAATACTGTACTAATGCAATTGGGACTCTCTAGTTCTAGAGCCTCTTACCTATCATGTCTAGTCTGATTTTGAGGTTCAATTATCACCCAAAATTTCTGTTACAATTGTTGGCTGTAATGCATGCATGATTACTGTGCGCTTATTGACCGCATAGTTTGGGAGGCTTGGGTGATTCTATTGACAGTTATGTTTTTCTATACCATGCGATTGAAAAGTTTGGAGGTAGTGTAAACTGTGGCTGGATAACGGGTGAGGTGGTTCAACAAACATTCCAGTCTAAATTTGTAGCTTAGTTAAGTCCAATTCTGTTTGAACAGTCTTACTCTGGTGTTATTGACTCCTGGATACAATATGTCTACTCTAAACCGGGCTGATTTTTGTATAATCTTTCGGCTGCTGTTTCTATATGCTTAGTTCAACTTATTGGAGTAATTATTAACTTAGTATGATGTGTTCAGCATGCCCTTTCCCAAGGTGAATGTTGTGACTTGAACACATTTGAGTTTGATGAATGCATCATACCTACTCATGGATATTTGATTTGGTGAAACTTTCTTTGTCtgctttttttttgtacttccCTCATGTATAAACATTATTTCCCTTAATGTACCTTTATGTTGCTTTATATCTGTATGGAAAATATTGCAATATGTTTCAGTTGATCTGTCAGGATGTATTGCATACATGGATTGTTTCTTCAATTAGAACTTACATTTAGAAAACTTGTATTCAGCTCACAAGAATGCCAGTCGAAACATTGGAAAGCTGATCATCAGTTCAAGTGCAAGCAACTGAGATTGTCAGATAGCACGGATGTTGCTTTGCCTGGAGATGGTGGAAACAGGAGGAAATCATCTGAGTTTCGCCATATTTCATTGGTGCCTGCTAATGGAACCTACCGTCTGTTCAAAAAACCAAGCAAGGTGACTAATGcactttttctttcctctttgtTTAGAATAAATGCTTGCTTTGTGCGATGGCTGTTCTTCTTGACTATAACTGACACTGTTCCTTATTTCAGGTTCTCTTTCCTTAtgatgaatttttaaaacttttcaaCTGGGAAAAACCGGGATTTCCACCTTGTGGACTTTTGAATTGTGGCAACAGGTTTGAGTGACAAAAGATTTCATCTTCTTTCGCTCGACTGTTGTGCTAGTTCACTAAATTTATCTGCTAATTTCTTTCTTACTTTTCGTACAGTTGCTTTGCTAATGTGGTTCTTCAATGCCTGGCGTCCACTCGACCACTTGTGGCTTATTTGTTGGAGAAGGACCACTGCCGAGAATGTGGGTTGACCTGGGACCTCTTCATGTAGTGTGTTAAATATctgggactatatatatatatatattaataatctTCCCTGTTATTCTTTCTGTAGGTGTGAGGAAACAAGAGGATTGGTGTTTCTTATGTGAGTTTCAGATCCACATTCGTAGAGCTAGTGAAAGTTTGCAGCCATTTTCACCTATTAATATTCTTTCTCGGTTGCCTAATATTGGTGGCAACCTTGGATATGGCAGGCAGGAGGATGCTCATGAATTCGTGAGGTGCTTTATCTCTTCCTTCTCAATGGCATTTTAGATACTTCagttaaaagattaaaatgaagggaattttttttgtattatcaTTGTGACTTAGTTCCTTAACTTTTCACTTGCAAACTTTAGTCCCTAAAACTTCTTGTGTGGTGCAATTCCATCCTGGATGCTTAAGAAATTTCTGACAACGAGTGATCATTTCCTTTAAAATGAGCTTTTTAATCCTATTCCGAGTTCACTGAGGCAAGGAAATCATTTTGTGAGTAAAACGGTCATTTTACATGGCAAACACATATTTTTCTAAGGTCTAGGATAAAATTGAATATATGAAGTTCGGGAACTAAAGTGCTTAATTTGAAAGGTCAGGGATCACAATACTGGGACACTATACATACATTTACGTCAGCTTAATTGAACTTGGTGATATTTTTGATGGATAACTTAACCACCTGCTTCTCTTGATAAAGCTGTGTCAGAAGATTGATGAATGATCCATTTTAGGTTTGCAATTGATAAGATGCAATCAGCTTGCCTTGATGAATTTGGAGGTGAAAAGGCACTTGATCCAAGCATTCAAGAGACAACCCTTATTCAACACATTTTTGGTGGCCATCTTCAATCTCAGGTTAGTTCTTCCAGTTTCCTTTTACTATTTTGTGTAACTGGTTGGAGCATAATTTCGTGAAGAAATTATCCTGCGAGTTTTGAGCGAATCGGGTATAGGTCGTGGACTCTTAATCAAATGATAAGAGTGGCCATGCTTAAACAACTGGACCACAAAGATCATGTTAGATACTTACAAGATGCTTGATTTGGGTCTCAttactgtatatatattttttgtctcTGTATCTTCTTTTTCCCCCCTTATGTAAGTGGTTTTACTAAATTCAAGGATGTTCATGACTGTATAAACATACACACATACATTAGAAGTCTGATTTATctttacttcatttttttttttgcaacatATTCTTACGCCAGCCAGTCTATATTCAGGTGACATGTACGGAGTGCAATATGATATCAAAGCGTTATGAGAATATGATGGACTTGACTGTTGAAATTCATGGGGATGTCGAGTCTCTGGAGGAGTGCTTGGATCAATTTACTGCCAAGGAGTGGCTTGATGGCGAGAACAAGTATAAGTGTGATGGGTAAGCATGGTTCACAACACAGTTATGACGTAACCTTTTTCTGCATACTGCACACTGTTACTTGTTAATTTCCTTCAGATATCCAATATACCAACATCATTTTGCATATACGCCACTCATATCAGATTTGTCCTACTAAATTACTAATAGAAGCAACATGCAGCCACAATGTAATCCCTTGTTTGGTCACTTCACTTGAAGGGAAAGATCTACCTTGTTAGTGAAGCATGCAAAATTGGTCTCTTGTTACTTTGTAATTCTATCATGTTCGTATGTGTCAGAAGACTGGATTCTTTTATGTGCTAAAAGCAACATTTTCAATTTCTAGGACTTCTTTCTTattttcaaaatctgatttCTGCAGATGACTAGGATCTCCTGTAGTTCTTATTAGCTGAACTATTCTACAATCATATGTTGTGGATTTGAGAAGAGAATGTGACAAAGTCAGGCTGTAGAACTTGGTTTCTGCATATATTtgcaaatataatttatttttaatttcttttttgtgtGAAGAAATTTTCCTTAATGTTTGTCATGACATATAATGCTCCCTGTACAActtcccttttctcttttttcttttgctttttactACTTGTTAACATTTTATCATCTTATTCTCTCAGGTGTAATGACTATGTTAAAGCATGGAAACGCCTTACAGTTCATCAGGCTCCAAATATTCTCACCATCACTCTTAAGAGATTCCAGGTTAGGATGTACTGGAACTGGTAAATTGACTGCAACACTACCTACCTAATTGTTACCTAACAtgttcttttgaattttttttttcttgcagaGTGGTAGATTTGGGAAATTGAACAAGAGAGTAACTTTTCCTGAGATTTTAGATCTTACTCGGTACATCAGTGGTGGTGGAGACGGCAGCGACGTATATGCATTATATGCTGTTGTTGTTCACTTGGACATGCTGAATGCTTCCTTTTTTGGCCATTATATTTGCTTTACCAAAGATTATCATGGCAACTGGTATCGAATTGATGATTGTAAGGTGATCAATTCTTTTTACTTAACAAACTTATTATATACAATATGTGATTGTTTGATTATTTAGCCTCACTATCGTCATATTGCAGGTCATGCCTGTTGAAGTGGACGAAGTACTTGCTCAAGGTGCTTATATGCTCTTGTATAGCCGGTAATTGTTACTCTGGTCTCTTCTGATTTATAATTGGCTCTTTGAAGATGATACTGATATTTGAGTCTCAATTAAGTCATCACATGATAGTTGATCTTGTGTGAGTGGTTAAATATATGGGAATTTAATTCTGTGGACATTTTTTGCATGAAGTAGCCTTCATTGCTGGGATCTtgcatatatattcaatctTTTATATAGTTGCATTGTGAGTATACCATATACATATTATAGAACTTCCAGCTTTATGTTCTCTTTTTATCTACATTATTCTTGACGCATTTGAAGTAATAGCTAGTGTATTTTCTCATATGTGTTAGTTtattgtaatcttttttttctgaTATTTCTTGTATCTAAAATTAAATGCCTATCCTCTATGTCAACAATGCTGCTGAATCATGCAGGAGAACAGCCCGTAAAGAGCCTCTTATCAAGCCTAGTGATTCTCTCAAGAAGCAGCAATCAAGTGATCTCCTGGTTACTTCCCTCATGCCCGGCTCAGCTATGAATTGTGTGACACAGAAAAGCTCTATTGAACATTCCATGCTAAGAGATACTGAACACGGGGTGAAATTGCCTATAGAAGGATCGGAAAGCATGGGTCCTGATGCGTCTGCTGATGTGAGGCCGCGACTACCTGTAGTTATCGATTCACAAAATGCTGAGGATGCAAGGAACCCATCGAGTTCATCAGCATCCGAGGGTCATAGAGAAGAGAACCACGTTTTGCCATCCATCACCTCTAAGCTGTTTGCTTGTCCCGCTTCAGAATCCCCTTCCCTGAAAGCACAATGTCTAGAACCTTCTAGAAGTGCTGATAATGAGTGCCCCATGGAAATAGATGTGCCGAGTGCTTCAAGCTTAGGGTCTGAACTGTCGGGCGATTCACGGCCTGAGGTGGAGAACTCAGTTGCCTCCTGTAGCTTATCAGACTGGTGCAATGAAGGGAAAAATGCTTTCTCTGTTCCATTTGGAAATAGCGGAGAGGCTTCATCGTCGAGATCGAAGGAGCTATTTCCTCGCGGCTTCCTCGACAAGACACCCTCTAGAAAGAAGTCCTTGCACAGCCGAAGAGAAGCTCAAGTAGGAAACGCTCTTTCTTCGCCCAGGGCCAATGGTCTTTCTAATGGTTGCCCTGATCTTGGATTTGTAGAGCAAAAACTTAATGACTCCTTAAGCCGGGCTTCGTCCTCTAGGTGTGAAAGCAACGGGGAAAGCAAGGATTTATCATCTTCGAGGAATGGAAAGGGAATCCTTGAGGAGGAATTGGCGTTCTCGGCTCGTGGCGTCCTTGCCAAATCCTATAGAAGCAATTCCCATTGTGATGGTTCTACCGAGTCAGCTACTTTTCCGCACTTAGAAGGCAGGAACTCCACGGAGACCAATTGTGGATATTACCAAACTGCTTTTGCCGATACAAATGGCGGTCCTTTAGGAAAAGGTGAGCAGGCGGAGCATGTTGGGCTGAGGCGAAGGTTGGTTTCCTCCGAAGCCGTTGACCAAAATGGGAATTAATGGTTTTGCTGAATGTTCGAACCTGCTGCGGCACATTAGAAACATGAAAGGAGCTGATTTGGAGCGGAGCTTTTCACGATAAATAGGGCGTATGCTGATGACGATCGAAACTAGGGCAAAGCGTAGGAGGCGTTTGTTCGTGCCAAGACACTGTCGATTGCTTCTCGGTGTAATCTCCGTGCTATACATTTATCATTCATGGGAGTTCGGCTTAATTTCTCTTTAGTAATTAGTATTAATCATTTTTACATGGTTCCCGCTGGGAAAGAAAAGGAATTAAAAAGAGAGCGGAGGGGTGTATCTGGGTTTCCACACAATTTGCGGAATCTCAGATGTTCCCCTTTTGCCATGTCAATACCCATTGGTACTCGcctattgtaaaattttttcctttctctgcTGCCTATTatccttctctcttttttcctttttaacttGAACAAGATCTTCTACTGCTGCCGAGATTTTCCGACCCCTTGATGGGAGAATCTGTGTCTTATGGTCATAAAGGTCTTATGTTTTTAGCATAGTTAGGGATTAGGGATTTATTCTGCACATTGGCCTGTACTTGCGCTAAGATGATTTGGTTAAGCAAGTTAATTTGGTTGTAATACTCTTTGAATCTTACTATCTTatccaaaggaaaaaaaggaaatcgCATTCTATTTTGCCCTTAGCTGCCAATAAAatgcaaaggaaagaaaaattaaaaagtatgtGGTAAATAACGCTGCTActactaaataaagaaaataaataaaaaaggaaaactattattatttaagTTTCACGTTTAATTTTCAAACTACTGATATTGATATTTACGAggtagattttttcttttttttgagagagagaattgtagcatactatcaagtagttcatttttttaaaaataaatgtaactaaaaatatcacaattatattttgaatttgaaatttcgaaTACTTATTAGAAATGACTTTAAAACTcgccgatttttttttttgtaagagatagatagcatgctatccgtttcgtttattttatttagaaataaacttagctgaaaatatgaatcaactaggaatcGAACTTGAGATATCGGGTACCAACCGCAAAGGGCTGCCACTTGCTCCAGAGACCGTTGGTAAACTCGTCAAATTTTTATTCCAGTGAAAGTGAGGCTAAATGACTAGTACACTATTTTttgaacataaaaattttaaggactaaaatgaaaGTCACTGGCAGTACAGGGAATGTTGTGAAATATAACCCTTTCTTTAAAAACtagaaaaggaaagaacaaaGAAGAGCGTATTCCGATCTCAGCACCGTCGCTCGTAGCGTTTCGCCTGTTCGTCCGTCCTCTCTTCCCCCTGCTTCGGACTCCGCCATGGACGAAAACCAGGTGAAGCAGGTGAGATCACAAACCCTAGCCCTCTCTCTATCGCTCTCCGATCTCTTCTCGTCGATTCCCTTTTCCCCATCACGCAAGCGGTTAACAATGGCGATCTCCTCCTCGTCTTCCTTCAGATCCTCGAGAAGCAGGTGCTCACCGTGGCCAAGGCGGTGGAGGATAAGCTCGATGAGGAGATCACAGCTCTAGATCGGCTCGATCTCGACGATCTCGAGGCCCTCAGGGAGCGGCGGCTTCAGCAGATGAAGAAGATGGCGGAGCGCCGGAGCCGGTGGATCTCGCTCGGCCACGGCGAGTATACGGAGATCTCCGAGAAGGACTTCTTCGCCGCCGTGAAGGCGAGCGACCGCGTCGTGTGCCACTTCTACCGCGAGAATTGGCCTTGCAAGGTATAATACTATAATCCCCTTTCCAATTTGTAACCTTTACCCCCCAAAAAATGCCATCTTTGTTTTGATTTCCCTGTTTTTTGATCTTATCAATGTGGGAGTTGGTCGCATAAGATGTTGGAATGTAGGGAACTAGTGGTGTTTATTTGATTGATATGTGTGTTTCGTCTATGATTATATGGAGTTTTGAGATGATGTGTTTTAGTACAATGCAGGTGATTGTGTAACTTGGAATTCATTGTTCACTTTACACTGTTAAAATGGCATTTGAAATAGTTATTAGATGACAAATTACACTTTTGAGTATAAAGGATTGGGAAACAACCATTTTCGGCAACTGTTATAATAACTTGAACTTTTATAGAAGGTGGGTCAGTTTATGGCAATTGACTAATATAGCGGGTACAAGTTCATAGTTTCCAGACCTATTAATCAGCATATTATGTAATTCTCCTCCTATTTGATCGAAATGTCCACTTCCTGGGGCTTATCAAGAGTGTTGACACATGTAGAAGAGTGTAGAAGCAGAAACGGTATAGTTGACCATCTCTTTAACAACTTCAGAATTTAGAGACCCTGTTCATTTGGTCTACTGATCGAGCAGAATGTTATGAGACTAGAAATTGCAAGGTCTATTGGTTAATGATGAGATATCCGCCCATTTAATTCTTATTCACATGCAGGGATGATTGGAAAAGTTACAGATTACATGGAAATTGATTTCGCATTCATGGATATGATTCTCATTTGGTTCAGGCTTTCTTCCTATTGAGGTTTGAGAATCAGGGAGATGATTCTCATTTGCATGAGATCCATGGTTTTCTTCTTCCAAGGCATTACAAGGTCCTGCCATATGTTGCGTATACTTTTGCTTGCATGTTGCATATCCATCTAGATAGTATCACTATCCCTTTTGCCGCAGCAGAATAGAGGGACCAGTAATGGACAAGAGAAGAAAAGGTAGAACAggtgaataaattaaaaaagagagaaggagaaaagaggcTAAAAGGAATGAAAAAACtataattcaattaattttttgtttatcaacGTTCTTAAAGATTGTTGACTAGAAAATCTTGAAACTAAATTAGCCTACTTAAATTTCCACCATTATCTGTACATGTTCGGGGCTTGTGGGGGAAACACAAGTGAGGAAAAAGGACAAGGGGAGTCAACTTATTGGCATAAAATCTTTTAGATTCAATTGTTATGAGTACTTTTCCAATTTAGATGGTCTATATGTTTACTTTCTGTATGTAGTTGAATAGTAAAAATCTTAACAGGATATAGTGATGTGAACTAGTACATACGAGATTCAACTTACATAGTTATGAATTTGCTACTTATGCCAAAAATTTGCTTACTTTTTCATAAATGTGATTTTAAAGAACTAAGAAATGTTTGCTACTGTGTGACAAAACTGTGCAGAGGGATGCTTAAAAGGTTATTATATATGGTTCTCATGCTTTCTTTGATTCCTGGTAATTTGATAAATGCATTGGAAATAAGGATTTTCTGTTGGTTCCGTAACTATATCTCTTTCACTTTGCTCGAGTGATTTTAATTACACCGATATGTTTTTTCAACATTGGAAAATGAGCAATTATTTTGATAATACCTTGTATTTTAACTTGCAAACtaagttatattattttgtttttgcagGTGATGGACAAGCACTTGGCTATTCTTGCGAAGCAACATATAGAAACCCGTTTTCTGAAAATTCATGCTGAGAAAAGCCCATTTCTGACCGAAAAGCTTAGGATAGTCGTACTCCCGACTCTGGCTCTTGTAAAGAATGCCAAAGTGGAGGATTACGTGGTAAGAGACAACGAAGCGAAGCTTATTTTTCTGCCCAGATGAAGCTCATAAATATAGatcataattcaaaaattaaatttcaggtGGGCTTCAATGAACTCGGTGGTACCGATGAATTCAGTACAGAAGAGCTGGAGGAGAGGCTTGGTAAAGCACAAGTTATCTTCTTTGAGGGAGAAGCATCGACGAATCCTTTGAAGTCCTCTACCACCAAAAGAAGTGTGAGGCAATCTGAAACATCTCATTCATCAGATTCTGATTAGCTGACAAGAAATCATACCGAATGTTTTGTATTATGTTTTGGGATTGCCAGTCTCCTTCCCAAGATTTCATTGTTCTTCCATATATGAGAAGAGCAAATTATTTTGTTATCTTGTGCGGTATATGTAATAGTATATTCCAATAGCATAAGATAATTTATGCTCCCACTTCTTATAGTTTTCTCCTCTCAGTTATTTTTATGGTGCAGTTCAGTAATGACTATGGTGTTGCATTGTACTTTCTTTGTGATTAGGCAgtggaaattttgattttagaggGTTATCAGATGCCTATTTTGCCTAGATAGAGCTTTCGAGTTATGTTCAGTTTAATTAGAGGTGAttgaaacaaaaatttcaaattaaagctCCATAATTAGAGAAAGAATCAGAAACAATAAAGTTAAATGCATTTGCTTTCTTCTATCTGCATAAGAATTtctccaaatctcttaactaCAATCCAACCAATAATTGGCTTGTGCCCAgtgatcaaggatttaagtgccgggGTACGGAGTCGTGTTGGAAACTTGACAGTACGGCACGGTATGGTGCGGTGTATGCCAGACTGCGCCGATGTGTGTcggtcataaaaaatatatgtgggCCGACACGTAATTacatagaatatttattttctttaacaggaaaatatattaattatttattatatatttttattaaattttttgaacttcattgaaaaaattacttactaattttaaaaatatggagTTTTGAATTGTGCTATCGGCACATGAATTGTGATATTTTGTAGgtacgatacggcacggtggatacggccagTGCCGATGGGTACTTTAATACTTACAAGTGATTAAACATCCGCTCAAGTGATCACGATCG encodes the following:
- the LOC109720625 gene encoding thioredoxin domain-containing protein 9 homolog; protein product: MDENQVKQILEKQVLTVAKAVEDKLDEEITALDRLDLDDLEALRERRLQQMKKMAERRSRWISLGHGEYTEISEKDFFAAVKASDRVVCHFYRENWPCKVMDKHLAILAKQHIETRFLKIHAEKSPFLTEKLRIVVLPTLALVKNAKVEDYVVGFNELGGTDEFSTEELEERLGKAQVIFFEGEASTNPLKSSTTKRSVRQSETSHSSDSD
- the LOC109720623 gene encoding ubiquitin carboxyl-terminal hydrolase 18-like produces the protein MPGSAALPALDLPALLQLALLALLLLSVAVVVVRRAASRYFVVDASFEDPPAAADLEASRRVMSIGGGGGDGDCATCGSPGSTKKCSRCKRVRYCSQECQSKHWKADHQFKCKQLRLSDSTDVALPGDGGNRRKSSEFRHISLVPANGTYRLFKKPSKVLFPYDEFLKLFNWEKPGFPPCGLLNCGNSCFANVVLQCLASTRPLVAYLLEKDHCRECVRKQEDWCFLCEFQIHIRRASESLQPFSPINILSRLPNIGGNLGYGRQEDAHEFVRFAIDKMQSACLDEFGGEKALDPSIQETTLIQHIFGGHLQSQVTCTECNMISKRYENMMDLTVEIHGDVESLEECLDQFTAKEWLDGENKYKCDGCNDYVKAWKRLTVHQAPNILTITLKRFQSGRFGKLNKRVTFPEILDLTRYISGGGDGSDVYALYAVVVHLDMLNASFFGHYICFTKDYHGNWYRIDDCKVMPVEVDEVLAQGAYMLLYSRRTARKEPLIKPSDSLKKQQSSDLLVTSLMPGSAMNCVTQKSSIEHSMLRDTEHGVKLPIEGSESMGPDASADVRPRLPVVIDSQNAEDARNPSSSSASEGHREENHVLPSITSKLFACPASESPSLKAQCLEPSRSADNECPMEIDVPSASSLGSELSGDSRPEVENSVASCSLSDWCNEGKNAFSVPFGNSGEASSSRSKELFPRGFLDKTPSRKKSLHSRREAQVGNALSSPRANGLSNGCPDLGFVEQKLNDSLSRASSSRCESNGESKDLSSSRNGKGILEEELAFSARGVLAKSYRSNSHCDGSTESATFPHLEGRNSTETNCGYYQTAFADTNGGPLGKGEQAEHVGLRRRLVSSEAVDQNGN